The Klebsiella aerogenes KCTC 2190 region GCTTTGCTATAGCATCAGTACGTAACTCCAGACGACCTGTATCGATTGCTGCTTGTACCCCTACTGGAATTCGCTTCAGGTTTGGGGTTGAAAAACGCCAACTGATAACTTTGCGTTCGGGCCACTTAGATTCGACCTTACTTTTAAATGCCTTTTCCGGTTTTGTTAGAATCGGTGCTTGAATATATTTACCATCGGGAAGATTCGGAATATTTTCTTCAGTCCCGTAAACCCCGAGGAATTCTTCAATGTGCGTATACCAAGGGGACAGTTCCTCGTAGCTGATCGGCCAATCCTGGCCGTAACCGTCGTAACTTGCAGCTTTGAAATCGTAGTCAGACATCCGTTGCAAAACTCGGCCATATGTATGGAGTCTTCCACCGAGCTGTCTGCCACGGATCCAAAGAAAATATTGCCCTTTTGGTGTTGTGTAAGGGTTTTGCCAGTCATTCACAAAGAGATGGCGGTACTCGTTACTCATATACGCTGCACGCGCCTGTAAAGGCTGTCCAGTTAATGCAATTTTAAAACGGGCAAGTGCATCTATTTTTTTTATCTTTTCGTTATTACCCGGCGTTATGGGGAAATCTTTTTCGCCTAAAAATGGGCCAGCCTCCAGCAAAATTATATTCATCCCTTTCTCAGTTAATTCCTTCACCGCGATGCTGCCAGCTACTCCTGAGCCGATAACAATTGCGTCATAAAATTCTTTTTTCATTTCTGCCTCGGCCGACAATTACCGGTTAATTATTAATTCTGCTAATAAATAAAACAGGAGATAGCGTGGTCTATCTCCTTTTGCCGAAATCAGGAGATTCCAATCATTTTTTTGATTTCTGAAATATCGTTTCCAGTCTCAGCGAAATCATCAAAAGCACGACTGGATACATTGATGATATGGTCTTGGATAAAACGACTTCCTTCCCGCGCACCATCTTCACTGTTTTTCAGGCAACATTCCCATTCGAGTACAGCCCAGCCACTGTAATCATATTGAGCGAGCTTGCTAAAAATTGTTTTGAAATCGATCTGTCCATCACCAGGTGAGCGGAATCGTCCGGCGCGCTGTAGCCAGGGTTGGTACCCACCGTATACACCACTCCGACCATTTTTGTTAAACTCGGCGTCTTTGACGTGAAATGCTTTGATTCTCTCGTGATAAATGTCGATGTAATCCAGATAATCAATCTGTTGAAGATGCAAATGGCTTGGGTCAAAGAGGATGTTGCAGCGTGGATGGTAGTTGACCTCATCAAGAAAACGTTCAAATGTTGCACCGTCATGTAGATCTTCACTTGGGTGAATTTCATAGCAAACGTCGACGCCATGTTCTTCAAAAGTGTTGAGTATTGGCAACCAGCGTTTCGCCAGTTCTTTAAAGCTTTCATCAAAAAGTACTGTGTTATGAGGTGGCCATGGATAGAGGTATGGCCAAGCGAGGGAACCTGAAAATGTTGCATGTGCGTTCAGCCCGAGTCGTGCGGATGCAATAGCTGCCTTTTTGACGATACCCACAGCCCATTCCTGCCGGGAGTGTGGGTCGCGCGCAACCCCATTGGGGGCAAAACCGCTGAAGGGTTGGTCATAAGCAGGATGAACAGCGACAAGTTGTCCTTCCAAATGAGTGGATAATTCGCTAATTTGTAAGCCATGTTCCGCAAGTAAGGCTTTGACGTCATCGCAATATTGCTGGCTTTGGGCTGCCAGTTCAACGTCAAAGATGTTTTTGTGATTACAAGGAATTTGTAAAGCTTTGAATCCGAGATTCGCAGCCCAAATAGCCAGTCCTTCGAGGGTATTAAACGGAGATGTACTTCCAATAAATTGTGAAAGAAAAATGCCAGGACCTTTAAGAGTGTTCATATAACCTCCTCATTAACCGGGGCAATGTTGCTAGAATTGAATGTACGAAACGAAGTGGCGCAAATTTAAGTGCGCCACTTAATTAAGAGAGATTAGAACTCTACTGCCTGACCAGTTTCAGCAGATTTGTAGATTGCTTCCAGCACCTGAGTCACAATGAATGCTTGTTCCGCGGTAACAACTGGTTCCTTGTCGTTTTCAATCGCATCAATGAAAGCAGCAAGTTCTGCATCCGCCACACGGAAAGGTTCGTTTCCAAGATCTAATGGACCAGGGCCGCCAAGTACGAATGGCTCAATATCTACCAATTCACCAAAGCGCGCAGTATTAAATACAATACTACCTGTGCCGTCTACGGCTGAAGTTGGTGCAGCGGCACCATCACCTACTAATTCGGCACCAGCCTTTGTACCACAGAGTGTGACCTGTCCTTCACGGGCTTTAAGGATATTCAGCGCCCAGGAAGCCTCCAGGAAGATTGTTGCGCCATTTTCCATTTTGATGAAACCGAACGCAGAATCTTCTACGTCGATAGTTTTTGGGTTCCATGGGCCAAACAAATTACCCTCATAATTGTCTTTCATTTTATGGAACACCGAACCTGAAACCACCTTCGGCTTATAGTTGTCCATTGTCCACAGGGCAATATCCAGAGCATGGGTACCGATATCAATAAGCGGGCCGCCACCTTGTTTCTCTTTGTCCAGGAAAACACCCCAGGTAGGAACTGCTTTACGACGAACTGCATGGGCTTTTGCAAAATAGACTTCACCCAAATCACCCTCTGCGCTTGCTTGTTTTAAGATTTGTACGTCTTTACGGAATCGGTTCTGGTAGCCGATGGTGAGTTTTTTACCAGTACGTTTTGCCGCATCCAGCATTTTCTGCGCATCTGCTGTTGTTGCCGCCATCGGTTTTTCACAAAGGACATGTTTACCTGCCTCAAGAGCATCTACTGTCAGAGGGCTATGAGAGTTATTAGGAGTCAGAATGTAGACAACATCAATGGAAGTATCTTTAAGTAATTCGTGATGGTCTGAATAAGTTTTCGCTCCGGGGATGCCGAATTTAGCGGCTGCATCAATGGCACGATCAACTTCGATATCACAGAAAGCGACCAGGTCTACACGATCTTTGGCTTTTTCAAATGCAGGAAAATGTTTACACACTGCAATACGGCCGCAACCAATAATACCAATACGTAATTTTTTAACCATTTCATTTATCTCCGGCTATAAACCTAATCAGGGCTGTAATTTCTTAAGAGGTTATAACAATAATAATAATTTGATTTGATTGGCTCAAATCAAGAAGGTGCTACTGTTATGACGCAAATTAAAAATAAAAGGAAATGGCTTGTATGGATATAGGGTATCGGCCAAGCAGATACCTATCTAAAGTAGATTTAATAATCGACAGAAATTATAGAGATATTGGTCACATTTTTCCAAATGTACTATCCAATATTGTTTGTTGTTAAACTTAACCTATTGAAAAAAAACAAGTTAAAATTCCTGGGTGAGAGTGGATTTTATGGTCAATTAATAATCAATCATTCAATCATATAATTAATTGCCTTTTTATTATTTTTGTTATTTTTTAGTATCTTATTGTATTTATTGATTATATTTGGTTTTTATTGCAATTGCTTGCGAATGGGTGGTTTTTCATACCATTCAAAAAATGAAGTCTTGATCACAAAAAAGAAAACTTTCCATTGTGGGATTTTAATATTTGGAATCTATTAAGGGCCAATAAACTCGTTCAACACCGGTGTCCCTACCAACGGCGGAGTTAAAAATGCCAAGTTACTTAGTCGAAGATAATTCGAAATCAGTAGACCCATGCGTAAGCAAAGAGAAACCTGTGGGTAATGAAGCGATGACAAAGCCAATGTATATATTTAGCAGGCTTAGTATTCTGATGCTGCTACAATTTGTTGTTTTTGGATCCTGGTTTGCAACGATGGGCTTAGTTTTGTTTACCTATAAGCTCGGCTCCATTATCGGTATGGCTTATACACTCTGTGCCATTGCCGCTATTATTTCACCTTTAGTATTTGGTGCTGTAGGTGATCGATTCATTTCATCTGAAAAAATATTGGGTTTTTTGCACATTTTAGGTGGTATTGTTCAATTTATGATCCCTGCGTTGGTTGTATCGGGAAACAGCAACGTAATTTTAATCTTCATCTTTATTTATATGATTTTCTTCCAACCAACTCAGGGATTGGTTAATTCACTTTCCTTCCAGCATCTTGGTAGTAAAAGTGATTTATATCCCTATCTTCGACTGTTCGCAACGGGAGGGTGGGCAGTTGGAGGATTTATTGTTGGGATCCTTGGTTATTCTTCTACTGTAGGAATATTTTATGTGGCAGGAATTTCTAGCATTGTATTGGGTGGTTATTCTTTCACGCTGCCACGAACTTACCCAAGTGTCAAAGATAAAAAATTCAATGTATTAGATGCGTTAGGATTTCGCTCTCTTCAGCTATTTAAGAATAGAAATTTTGCAATATTAATGCTTTGTGCATTATTAACGTCAATATCATTGGGTGTATATAACACATATGCCTCAACTTTTATCGGTGCATTAGGTATACCTGGTGTTGCTTCTGTCATGGCTTTAGGGCAAATATCAGAAGTGGCATTTATTGTGTTAGTGCCTTTTGTTATTAAACGCATTGGCATGAAATGGGCATTACTTATTGGTATGGCAATGTGGGGAATTCGCTTTATCATGTTTATCCTTGCCGCGAAAGGCCATCACTGGACCGCAATCATAGGAGTGGGATTACATGGACTTTGCAACGATTTTTTCTTAATTATCAGTGCTATGTATCTTGATAGACTTGCGCCACCTGAGCTAAAGGTACAAGCACAAAGCTGGCTGATCATTGCGATATCTGGTTTTGGGGCTGCGTTTGGTTCTCTTATCTCAGGATACGTGTACTCCACTACAGTCAACCCTGAACAGGAGTACTCATGGATTACACTATGGTCAGTTCCAATTAGCATTGCTGTATTAACGACTATTATTTGGCTTATATTGTTTAATGAAGATAAATAATGTTATGTAAATTGTGAATTTAGGTTTGGTTTATCAGGATTTAATTAATTTGTTGGAGGAATTATGTTCGATAATTATCTTATTCGCCCGGGAAGTCTAAGAAATGAGAAGGTCAATGGTGAAGTCATTGGGTTCTCTTTAGCTGTAAGGCATGCAAACTATCGTGGCTGCTATATCTCTTTACATAATGGCTATTACTTGTCTATCGATGGCGTTGAATACCCAAACTCTGTGCAGACATTTGAAATCAATGGCAAAGGACCTCGCAGTTATGAAGAATTATCTCTCGCTGTATATGAACATTGGGATTATGGCGATGATGGTATTTTGCATGTAGCACTCCCTGGGGGATTAAAACCGGGCAAGCACACCGTTCTTTTCCAGCAATCGGTCCTTGCGGCTTATGGATATTTACCTACAGACGAAACGTGGGTTAAGACTCCACCTGTGCCAGGAAATGGGGCAGGATCTGACAAAACTCCGCATATTGTGAAGTTCGAAATGATTGTTGAATAAGGTGAATAAAATGAAACGTGGTGTATCCCTATATAGTTACCAGCAGTCTCAATTCTTTAAGGAGTCAAACCTTGAGTCGCAGCTCAATGAAGTTGCGAATAATTTGTATGGTGCTGATGGTATTGAACTCATCGATGAAATGTCGATCAAATATCCTGTACCTGATAAGGCATTCATGCAGCGCTGGTATCGCCTGATTGACATTCATGGCCTTAAGCCTGTTGCTATGGATGTTAGTATGGACGTGTTGCAGTTTCGCACACACGTTATGAACCATGATGAATGTGCTGAGCGTCTTAGAAGTGATATCAAACTTGCTAAAATGCTGGGCTTCAGCATTGTTCGCGTATTGTCGATTGTTCCTTTGGATGTAATGGTTAAAGCACTGCCACTGGCTGAAGCACTTGATATTCGTATCGGTAAAGAGATACATCAGCCTATGTCGTTAGAAGGCCGTCAGGTTAGTGAAATCATTGAATTTAGTGAGAAAAATCATACTCGCCATTTAGGTATTGTTCCTGATTTTGGTATCTTCGGTACACGTCCTTCAGAAGCACAGTTAGGATGGTTTGAGCGTCGGGGGGCTAACCCTGAAGCCTCAAATGCGGCAGTTAAACTTGCAGGGTTGGTAAAGACCGATCCCCAAACGTTCAATGTGGCGAACCAAACTGCCGGGAATGTCCGCGCTGCCTTTGGCCGCTTTATTGCGACCGGCGAATGTGAGGACGAAATGAAAGTTTGTTTCAAGGCGGTGAAAACTCTTGCAGAAGAGTTTATTAAACAACCTAAACCTCTGGATTATACGGTGGTTGGGGAAGGATTGACATTGTCGAACACTTCAGTCGAGACGTTGCGCGAAATCTGTCCTCATATCACGCATGTTCATGCCAAGTTCAACAACATGTCCGAAATACCAGATAAGCCGGGCCAGTATCAGGATATTGCGATTGACTACGTATCTGCAATCGACGCTCTGCGTCGTGGTGGTTACGAGGGATATCTCAACTCGGAATATGAAGGTCAACGTTATTTCCAGGATCGCGGTCGAGAATTCATGATGGATGAATTTGAGCAGGTCCGTCGACACCAAGAAATGCTTCGCCGTCTAATCACGGCTTGATTACCACGACCTGTCACCCCACGGTGGCAGGTTCAATCTGACCTTAAAGGGATTTATAATGAGTTATGTACAGAATTCATTAGTGACTAATGCATTATTATTGCTGTGCAGTGTTGCTAGCGGAAATTCTGCGCTGGCTGAGACTCTGAAATCAAGTGCGCAACAGGTTGATAAGACGATGAATACGACTTCTGCTAAAGATAAAATCATTTCTGACAATGCGTCAAACATTGTGTTTGTCGGAACATATGGAGATGAACATCAACCCGGTGGAATATATTCTCTACGGATTAGTGAGACAGGGAAACAAATTGAACAACTGGGGCATTTGGCAAATCCTAAGTTATCCGGATATTTGATCTATGATGCCAAAACGACAACATTGTATTCCGTTGACGAACGCAAGAATGACGGTCGAGGCCCGGTAGAGCCAGCCGCGAGTGTGATGGCCTTTTCAGTGAATC contains the following coding sequences:
- a CDS encoding sugar phosphate isomerase/epimerase family protein, which codes for MNTLKGPGIFLSQFIGSTSPFNTLEGLAIWAANLGFKALQIPCNHKNIFDVELAAQSQQYCDDVKALLAEHGLQISELSTHLEGQLVAVHPAYDQPFSGFAPNGVARDPHSRQEWAVGIVKKAAIASARLGLNAHATFSGSLAWPYLYPWPPHNTVLFDESFKELAKRWLPILNTFEEHGVDVCYEIHPSEDLHDGATFERFLDEVNYHPRCNILFDPSHLHLQQIDYLDYIDIYHERIKAFHVKDAEFNKNGRSGVYGGYQPWLQRAGRFRSPGDGQIDFKTIFSKLAQYDYSGWAVLEWECCLKNSEDGAREGSRFIQDHIINVSSRAFDDFAETGNDISEIKKMIGIS
- a CDS encoding Gfo/Idh/MocA family protein, whose amino-acid sequence is MVKKLRIGIIGCGRIAVCKHFPAFEKAKDRVDLVAFCDIEVDRAIDAAAKFGIPGAKTYSDHHELLKDTSIDVVYILTPNNSHSPLTVDALEAGKHVLCEKPMAATTADAQKMLDAAKRTGKKLTIGYQNRFRKDVQILKQASAEGDLGEVYFAKAHAVRRKAVPTWGVFLDKEKQGGGPLIDIGTHALDIALWTMDNYKPKVVSGSVFHKMKDNYEGNLFGPWNPKTIDVEDSAFGFIKMENGATIFLEASWALNILKAREGQVTLCGTKAGAELVGDGAAAPTSAVDGTGSIVFNTARFGELVDIEPFVLGGPGPLDLGNEPFRVADAELAAFIDAIENDKEPVVTAEQAFIVTQVLEAIYKSAETGQAVEF
- a CDS encoding MFS transporter, yielding MPSYLVEDNSKSVDPCVSKEKPVGNEAMTKPMYIFSRLSILMLLQFVVFGSWFATMGLVLFTYKLGSIIGMAYTLCAIAAIISPLVFGAVGDRFISSEKILGFLHILGGIVQFMIPALVVSGNSNVILIFIFIYMIFFQPTQGLVNSLSFQHLGSKSDLYPYLRLFATGGWAVGGFIVGILGYSSTVGIFYVAGISSIVLGGYSFTLPRTYPSVKDKKFNVLDALGFRSLQLFKNRNFAILMLCALLTSISLGVYNTYASTFIGALGIPGVASVMALGQISEVAFIVLVPFVIKRIGMKWALLIGMAMWGIRFIMFILAAKGHHWTAIIGVGLHGLCNDFFLIISAMYLDRLAPPELKVQAQSWLIIAISGFGAAFGSLISGYVYSTTVNPEQEYSWITLWSVPISIAVLTTIIWLILFNEDK
- a CDS encoding C-glycoside deglycosidase beta subunit domain-containing protein translates to MFDNYLIRPGSLRNEKVNGEVIGFSLAVRHANYRGCYISLHNGYYLSIDGVEYPNSVQTFEINGKGPRSYEELSLAVYEHWDYGDDGILHVALPGGLKPGKHTVLFQQSVLAAYGYLPTDETWVKTPPVPGNGAGSDKTPHIVKFEMIVE
- a CDS encoding xylose isomerase, which translates into the protein MKRGVSLYSYQQSQFFKESNLESQLNEVANNLYGADGIELIDEMSIKYPVPDKAFMQRWYRLIDIHGLKPVAMDVSMDVLQFRTHVMNHDECAERLRSDIKLAKMLGFSIVRVLSIVPLDVMVKALPLAEALDIRIGKEIHQPMSLEGRQVSEIIEFSEKNHTRHLGIVPDFGIFGTRPSEAQLGWFERRGANPEASNAAVKLAGLVKTDPQTFNVANQTAGNVRAAFGRFIATGECEDEMKVCFKAVKTLAEEFIKQPKPLDYTVVGEGLTLSNTSVETLREICPHITHVHAKFNNMSEIPDKPGQYQDIAIDYVSAIDALRRGGYEGYLNSEYEGQRYFQDRGREFMMDEFEQVRRHQEMLRRLITA